In Candidatus Babeliales bacterium, the following proteins share a genomic window:
- the ftsW gene encoding putative lipid II flippase FtsW, translating to MYIEQKRLKTDLRIFLGVVCALIVLGLIFVYSSSSVFALEKCGSAHYFVKKQCFGILLGFFVLLITRFLPLSLIESCSSLFYLGALGLTALTFVPGLTLKIHGSNRWLSLGGFSFQPSELLKITLLMYLAAYLTKMTGKRNSIKSYLPFLTLFGAGCLLLLKQPDFGMTVTLTCTVFLIFFIMQINTKLLLSGAALSIPVGTALIYMRSYRLKRITTFFNPWSDPQGSGFQLIQSLIAIGSGSWLGVGISNSRQKFFYLPMQHTDFIFAIIAEETGFIGALLIIFLYMLFLYFGMRIASKLSNPFAMVVTLGFVIMTSLQATINIAVTTGLLPTKGIGLPFISYGNSSLICSLAMIGLIMNCVAHNRNA from the coding sequence ATGTATATAGAGCAGAAGCGACTCAAGACCGATCTGCGTATTTTCTTAGGAGTGGTTTGCGCGCTCATTGTACTCGGATTAATTTTCGTGTACTCATCAAGTTCTGTTTTCGCGCTTGAAAAATGCGGATCAGCCCACTATTTTGTCAAAAAACAATGTTTTGGGATCCTGCTTGGTTTTTTCGTGTTATTAATTACCCGTTTTTTACCATTATCACTGATTGAATCTTGCTCATCTCTCTTTTATCTTGGCGCGTTAGGATTAACTGCGCTTACCTTTGTTCCCGGTTTAACTCTTAAAATTCACGGTTCAAATCGTTGGTTATCGTTGGGCGGGTTTTCTTTTCAGCCAAGCGAACTTCTGAAAATTACCCTTTTAATGTACCTAGCTGCCTATTTAACTAAAATGACCGGTAAACGCAATTCTATAAAAAGTTATCTTCCATTTTTGACTCTCTTTGGCGCTGGATGCCTTTTGCTGCTCAAACAGCCGGATTTTGGTATGACCGTAACGCTCACTTGCACCGTTTTTCTTATTTTTTTTATTATGCAAATAAACACTAAATTGCTTTTGAGCGGCGCAGCACTTAGCATCCCGGTTGGTACAGCCCTTATTTACATGAGAAGCTATCGATTAAAACGAATTACGACATTCTTTAATCCGTGGAGCGATCCGCAAGGTTCCGGTTTTCAACTTATTCAATCACTTATCGCTATCGGATCGGGCAGTTGGTTAGGCGTTGGGATTTCAAACTCTCGCCAAAAATTCTTTTATTTGCCAATGCAGCATACCGATTTTATTTTCGCCATCATTGCAGAAGAAACGGGATTTATCGGCGCTCTGCTCATTATTTTTCTGTATATGCTATTTCTTTATTTTGGTATGCGCATAGCGTCGAAATTGAGCAATCCCTTTGCCATGGTTGTAACGCTTGGTTTCGTGATCATGACGAGCCTACAAGCAACGATAAATATTGCGGTAACCACTGGCCTGCTGCCAACTAAAGGCATCGGCCTGCCCTTTATTAGTTACGGAAATTCCTCACTTATTTGCAGCCTTGCAATGATCGGCCTTATTATGAATTGCGTTGCCCACAATAGAAATGCGTAG